A genomic window from Candidatus Obscuribacter sp. includes:
- a CDS encoding serine/threonine protein kinase, protein MDPLVGTRLGDRYEIVSIIGRGGMGVVYKARQEQMDKLMAIKMLHSHMVSDSEAVKRFYREAKTVSQVRHHHIVTLYDFGMSSQGQPFLVMDFLEGVSIKDELKMRGPLSFERTERIVAQITDALATAHSMDVVHRDLKPENILLSTQNHNPDWVTLVDFGLSKLKEPKTQDAYTITKTGDVCGSPPYMSPEQCLAASAVDPRSDIYSLAIVVYECLSGTLPYQAKSAIEMMDCHLYGTPIPFNLSCPEMKVCSELTNFFSKALAKEPENRHADILEFGKDFKAALSRDGIKLKSYKHRMEKAEFKDMESEAEALMSGTYPALGPNEGQVSVLASQRAMELVNKTMVDAPQVDQRMSSQANQSIQTQQSLTGQYGKMDADGAANRSWISRVMSAVMGTREKGTEALDTEGLGNGEGLSNLPYTNCPYCNTPVRSLIKFCISCQRQLPSATEYAKMRVRGNGRLGHAASQQVNSRGSERVGFSNRAKDAMSARAHISIQRWLTVALLGVLAYYFYGSLNNPEFQKAMRGIVQVIKK, encoded by the coding sequence ATGGACCCGCTGGTTGGTACCAGATTGGGCGATCGCTATGAAATTGTCTCAATTATCGGACGCGGCGGCATGGGAGTTGTTTACAAAGCTCGTCAGGAGCAGATGGACAAACTCATGGCAATCAAGATGCTGCACTCGCACATGGTGTCAGATAGTGAGGCAGTCAAAAGATTTTACCGCGAGGCAAAAACAGTCTCACAAGTACGTCACCACCATATAGTGACGCTTTACGACTTTGGTATGAGCTCGCAAGGGCAGCCGTTTTTGGTGATGGACTTCCTGGAAGGCGTAAGTATAAAAGACGAGCTCAAAATGAGGGGGCCACTGAGTTTTGAGCGCACAGAGAGGATTGTTGCCCAGATAACAGATGCTCTGGCAACAGCTCACTCAATGGATGTCGTACACCGCGACCTCAAACCCGAAAACATCCTGCTCTCCACTCAAAACCACAATCCAGACTGGGTTACACTGGTGGACTTCGGTCTATCCAAACTAAAAGAACCAAAAACTCAAGACGCATATACCATTACAAAAACTGGCGATGTTTGCGGCAGTCCGCCCTACATGAGTCCAGAACAATGCCTGGCAGCATCGGCTGTCGACCCACGCTCGGACATTTATTCACTAGCCATTGTGGTCTATGAATGCCTCTCAGGGACGCTACCTTACCAGGCCAAATCAGCTATCGAAATGATGGACTGCCATCTTTATGGCACACCGATACCGTTTAACTTGAGCTGCCCTGAAATGAAAGTCTGCAGTGAACTGACAAACTTTTTTAGCAAAGCTCTAGCCAAAGAACCAGAAAACAGACATGCCGATATCCTGGAGTTTGGCAAAGACTTTAAGGCAGCTTTGAGTAGAGATGGCATCAAACTCAAAAGCTACAAACACCGCATGGAAAAAGCCGAGTTTAAAGACATGGAGAGTGAAGCTGAAGCCCTCATGTCAGGGACCTACCCGGCTCTTGGTCCTAATGAAGGTCAGGTCAGCGTGCTAGCCAGCCAGAGAGCAATGGAGCTGGTCAATAAGACCATGGTTGATGCCCCCCAGGTGGATCAGCGCATGTCCAGTCAGGCCAATCAATCGATTCAAACGCAGCAGAGTCTCACCGGTCAATACGGCAAGATGGACGCCGACGGTGCCGCCAATCGCTCCTGGATATCACGAGTGATGAGTGCTGTTATGGGCACCAGAGAAAAAGGCACAGAAGCGCTCGACACAGAGGGCTTGGGTAATGGCGAAGGCTTAAGCAATCTGCCTTACACTAACTGTCCTTATTGCAATACACCAGTGCGCTCTTTGATCAAATTTTGTATCAGCTGTCAAAGACAGCTACCGTCGGCTACCGAATACGCCAAAATGAGAGTGAGAGGTAACGGCCGCCTCGGTCATGCGGCATCGCAACAAGTAAACTCTAGAGGCAGCGAAAGAGTAGGCTTTAGCAACCGCGCCAAAGATGCCATGAGCGCCAGAGCCCATATCAGTATCCAGCGCTGGCTGACAGTGGCTTTGCTGGGTGTTTTGGCTTATTATTTCTATGGTTCATTGAATAATCCAGAATTTCAAAAGGCAATGCGTGGCATTGTCCAGGTCATCAAGAAATAA
- the hemW gene encoding radical SAM family heme chaperone HemW, whose product MIASNKEPESVYIHIPFCSHKCDFCDFAAFSGLDNKEDEYTDALLKEMDERLAARPKGGRLNTVFYGGGTPGLAQLSTITKIQAALKKQFDIAHDAEVSLETTPHAISVDKAKEWLKMGINRLSIGIESFHDNELTAMGRDHTRAMAFAGIEAAHQAGFSNISLDFMYGLPMQTLDSFKSSLEEAIALSSRIGIQHISAYGLEIAINAPLLLRYPRDSKSYPDEEQFVAMYELLVQTLRYAGFAQYEISNFARPGYESRHNIVYWKNEPYFAFGVGAHRYVDGVRSGNSKSFNKYLRNYLEGEQSEVIDEAGQILEGIMLGLRMVKGIHLEEFKSQYGVDIAALKQKEVSLFTGEGLMELSDGYLKITERGLPISNSIIARLI is encoded by the coding sequence ATGATAGCAAGCAATAAAGAGCCAGAGAGCGTTTACATACATATCCCCTTTTGCAGTCACAAATGCGACTTTTGTGATTTTGCCGCATTTAGCGGACTCGATAACAAAGAGGACGAATACACAGATGCCCTGCTCAAAGAAATGGACGAACGACTGGCGGCTCGCCCAAAAGGCGGCAGATTAAATACTGTCTTTTATGGCGGAGGCACTCCAGGACTGGCTCAACTCAGCACAATCACCAAAATACAGGCGGCGCTCAAAAAACAGTTTGATATCGCGCATGATGCCGAAGTATCACTGGAAACCACGCCCCATGCCATAAGTGTAGACAAAGCAAAAGAATGGCTCAAAATGGGAATCAATCGTCTTTCTATTGGCATTGAATCTTTTCACGACAATGAACTGACGGCCATGGGTCGCGACCATACACGCGCCATGGCTTTTGCTGGGATAGAAGCAGCGCATCAGGCTGGTTTTAGCAATATCAGTCTGGATTTTATGTATGGTCTGCCAATGCAAACACTGGATAGTTTTAAAAGTAGTCTGGAAGAAGCAATTGCCCTATCAAGTCGCATCGGTATCCAGCACATCTCTGCTTATGGTCTGGAAATCGCCATCAATGCACCACTTTTGTTGCGCTACCCAAGAGATAGCAAGAGCTACCCAGATGAAGAACAATTTGTCGCCATGTATGAATTATTGGTACAAACCCTGAGATATGCTGGATTTGCTCAATATGAAATTTCCAATTTTGCACGTCCTGGTTACGAGAGCAGACACAATATTGTCTACTGGAAAAACGAGCCATACTTTGCCTTTGGTGTCGGTGCTCACCGCTATGTAGACGGCGTCAGGAGCGGCAATAGCAAGTCTTTTAATAAATATTTGCGCAATTACCTGGAAGGCGAACAAAGCGAAGTTATTGACGAAGCCGGTCAGATTTTAGAAGGCATAATGCTTGGTCTGCGCATGGTCAAAGGTATCCACCTGGAAGAGTTTAAAAGCCAGTATGGAGTTGACATTGCAGCGCTCAAACAAAAGGAAGTAAGCCTATTTACGGGTGAAGGACTGATGGAATTATCAGACGGTTACCTCAAAATCACTGAGCGCGGTTTGCCAATTAGTAACTCCATTATTGCAAGATTGATTTAG
- a CDS encoding tetratricopeptide repeat protein produces the protein MAVTTCVTRWLSNKPLVGVLLFCAWTFNSAFALTGAQQSLIKLINSKPASVDLRSVGDVVIQLRRKVTDNPSDGSLRLRLGSYLYLAGDFEGAATEMKRAVAINPDDYLAHILLAHVLDQSGDEASADLEFRRALTIRSDVAEAHYYYGQSLFRRAEISESVSQFREASRLKATDLNFAGLSRALLATRDVQGAIKAARQAVSADPSSSIAHADLTKALLVAGDYHCALRTARQATLLDPTSADGHMALGRALYANKNIPQAVEEFRQAVRLDPLSAQARNDLGYALYGKGDVSSAVSELRLALRLNPHLAEARNNLEIAIYGLTGEKRP, from the coding sequence ATGGCAGTGACGACTTGTGTTACTAGATGGTTATCTAACAAGCCACTTGTTGGCGTGTTGCTCTTTTGCGCCTGGACTTTTAACTCGGCATTTGCCCTGACTGGCGCGCAGCAGTCTTTAATCAAGTTAATCAATAGCAAACCAGCCAGCGTGGACTTGCGCTCTGTTGGTGATGTAGTTATTCAGTTGCGCCGCAAAGTAACCGACAATCCCTCCGATGGCAGTTTGCGCTTACGTCTTGGCAGTTATCTCTATCTTGCCGGCGATTTTGAGGGTGCTGCCACCGAGATGAAGCGGGCAGTAGCAATCAATCCAGACGACTATCTCGCCCATATTTTGTTGGCTCATGTGCTCGACCAGAGCGGAGACGAGGCCAGTGCTGACCTGGAGTTTAGACGTGCGCTGACCATCCGTAGCGATGTGGCAGAGGCGCATTATTACTACGGTCAGAGTCTCTTTAGACGGGCCGAAATATCAGAGTCAGTCAGTCAATTTCGTGAAGCAAGCCGGCTCAAGGCCACTGACCTCAACTTTGCCGGACTCTCCCGGGCGCTACTGGCCACCAGAGATGTCCAGGGGGCTATAAAAGCAGCCAGGCAGGCAGTCTCGGCTGATCCCAGCTCGAGCATAGCCCATGCCGATTTGACCAAGGCTTTGCTGGTAGCAGGAGACTATCACTGCGCTTTGCGCACTGCCAGGCAGGCCACCCTTCTAGATCCCACTTCGGCTGATGGTCATATGGCACTTGGCCGGGCTCTGTATGCCAACAAAAACATTCCCCAGGCAGTGGAAGAATTCCGCCAGGCTGTGCGTCTTGACCCCCTCAGTGCTCAGGCGCGCAATGATCTTGGCTACGCTCTTTATGGCAAAGGTGATGTTTCAAGTGCTGTCAGTGAGCTTAGATTGGCATTGCGGCTCAATCCGCACCTGGCTGAGGCGCGCAATAACCTGGAAATCGCTATCTATGGTCTGACTGGAGAGAAGCGACCTTAG